A window of Oncorhynchus kisutch isolate 150728-3 linkage group LG10, Okis_V2, whole genome shotgun sequence contains these coding sequences:
- the LOC109883590 gene encoding transmembrane protein 138 produces MLQTNNYSLVLLVQLGLLTYDLFVNSFSELLRAAPVIQLVLFIIQDIAILFNVIIILLMMFNTYVFQVGLVSLLLERFKGLLVLSAIYLTLSISFHCWVVNLRWLESNRFIWTNGLRVLFVFQRVAAVLYFYVYKRTAECLGDPRLYQDSVWLRDAFVRARQ; encoded by the exons ATGCTCCAGACCAACAACTACTCGCTGGTCCTTCTGGTCCAGCTGGGTCTGCTGACCTATGACCTGTTCGTCAACTCCTTCAGCGAGCTGCTCAGGGCAGCGCCCGTCATCCAGCTAGTGCTGTTCAT TATCCAGGATATAGCCATCCTGTTCAACGTGATCATCATTCTGCTGATGATGTTCAACACGTACGTGTTCCAGGTCGGTCTGGTCTCTCTGCTACTGGAGAGGTTTAAAGGCTTGCTGGTGCTGTCTGCCATCTACCTCACCCTCAGCATCTCCTTTCACTGCTGGGTAGTG aaCCTGAGATGGCTGGAATCGAATCGTTTCATCTGGACGAACGGCCTGCGTGTCCTCTTCGTCTTCCAGAGGGTTG CTGCAGTGTTGTATTTCTACGTTTACAAACGAACAGCAGAGTGTCTGGGCGACCCGCGGCTGTATCAGGACTCTGTCTGGCTGAGGGATGCCTTCGTCAGAGCTCGTCAGTGA
- the LOC109883595 gene encoding transmembrane protein 258, with protein sequence MELEAMTRYTSPVNPAVFPHLTVVLLAIGMFFTAWFFVYEVTSTKYTRDVFKELLISLVASLFMGFGVLFLLLWVGIYV encoded by the exons ATG GAGCTGGAGGCCATGACCAGATACACCAGTCCGGTGAACCCAGCAGTCTTCCCCCACCTCACTGTGGTCCTACTGGCTATCGGCATGTTCTTCACTGCGTGGTTCTTTGT CTACGAGGTAACGTCCACTAAATACACCAGAGACGTGTTCAAAGAGCTGCTCATCTCCCTGGTGGCGTCGCTCTTCATGGGCTTCGGGGTGCTGTTTCTGTTACTGTGGGTCGGCATCTATGTCTGA